A portion of the Cellulophaga algicola DSM 14237 genome contains these proteins:
- a CDS encoding cation:proton antiporter translates to MIVVNIFETSLPLTDPVLKFLLILVIILFAPIILNKIKIPHLLGLIIAGAVVGPNGINLIERDSGIILSGTAGLLYIMFLAGLEIDLVDFKKNSKKSIVFGLLTFSIPMTLGTLCGIYILEFSTQTAVLLASMFASHTLIAYPLISKLGVAKNRAVNITVGGTMITDTLALLVLAVIVGMTTGEVNAQFWIRLSVSILIFGFIVLFLFPIIGRWFFKKIDDNVSQYIFVLVMVFLGAGLAELAGIEPIIGAFLTGLALNRLIPHTSPLMNRVEFVGNAIFIPFFLIGVGMLIDYRVFFKDFETIKVAAIMIFIATLAKFIAAWCTQKIYGFSSDERRLIFGLSNAQAAATLAAVLVGYSIILGETPSGEPVRLLNETILNGTILMILFTCTIASFVAQKGAQNIALLEHTDALPEETDHLERILIPISNIDTIDELINLGITIKSKSNKDGLYALSMVDNSKTNGSADKLAKTILSKAAVAAAATDTKLHELLRYDINLVNGITSVTKEHAITDLILGLHVHKGISDSFLGNLTEGILTKSSTTTLIYKPVQPLATIKRHIVIVPENAEKEIGFPFWLLKVWNIARNTSAKLLFYGNEKTLKFIKDIKNKYPIECSFQTYNDWDNFLIIAKNSFKDDNIIIVLSRKEQLSYHKNMSKIPTYLNTYFKKTSCILIYPMQSSLNTTQKINVTNPSLITPLEKLEEISKTIAKLFTHK, encoded by the coding sequence ATGATAGTAGTAAACATATTTGAAACATCGCTGCCATTAACAGATCCTGTTTTAAAATTTCTTTTAATATTGGTGATTATTTTGTTTGCTCCAATAATCTTAAACAAAATTAAAATACCACATCTTCTTGGGCTAATAATTGCAGGTGCTGTAGTTGGCCCTAATGGAATTAACTTAATAGAACGAGATAGTGGAATTATACTATCTGGAACAGCCGGATTACTTTATATCATGTTTCTTGCAGGATTAGAAATAGACTTAGTTGACTTTAAAAAAAATAGTAAAAAAAGTATAGTTTTTGGTTTACTTACTTTTAGTATTCCCATGACATTAGGTACTTTATGTGGGATTTATATACTAGAATTTTCTACACAAACAGCTGTTTTACTTGCTAGTATGTTTGCATCTCATACACTAATTGCTTACCCATTAATAAGCAAGCTTGGTGTTGCCAAAAATAGAGCTGTAAACATAACGGTGGGCGGAACAATGATCACTGACACCCTAGCTTTATTGGTTTTAGCAGTTATTGTAGGAATGACAACGGGAGAAGTAAATGCACAATTTTGGATTCGATTATCAGTTTCCATACTAATTTTTGGTTTCATTGTGCTATTCCTGTTCCCAATTATCGGTAGATGGTTTTTTAAAAAAATTGATGATAATGTTTCTCAATATATTTTTGTTTTAGTAATGGTGTTTTTAGGGGCTGGTCTAGCAGAGCTTGCGGGAATAGAACCTATTATAGGGGCTTTTTTAACTGGTTTAGCCTTAAACAGACTTATTCCCCACACCTCCCCTTTAATGAATAGGGTGGAGTTTGTTGGAAATGCTATTTTTATTCCCTTTTTCTTAATTGGGGTGGGAATGCTTATAGATTACCGTGTGTTTTTTAAAGATTTTGAAACGATTAAAGTTGCGGCAATCATGATTTTTATTGCAACTCTTGCAAAATTTATTGCTGCATGGTGTACACAAAAAATTTATGGTTTTTCTTCAGATGAACGTAGATTAATTTTTGGATTAAGTAATGCCCAAGCAGCAGCAACATTAGCAGCGGTTTTGGTTGGATATTCTATAATTCTTGGGGAAACACCATCTGGCGAGCCGGTGCGTTTATTAAACGAAACTATTCTGAATGGAACAATACTTATGATTCTGTTTACATGTACTATCGCTTCCTTTGTAGCTCAAAAAGGTGCTCAAAATATTGCCCTTTTAGAACATACAGATGCTTTACCTGAAGAAACTGATCATCTAGAACGAATATTAATTCCTATTAGTAATATTGATACTATTGATGAACTCATTAATTTAGGAATCACTATCAAATCCAAAAGTAACAAAGACGGCTTGTATGCGCTAAGTATGGTTGACAATAGTAAGACTAATGGTTCTGCAGATAAACTAGCGAAAACAATACTAAGTAAAGCAGCGGTAGCTGCAGCCGCGACAGACACCAAATTACATGAACTATTGCGCTATGACATCAATTTAGTAAATGGAATTACTAGCGTTACAAAAGAACACGCTATAACTGATTTAATTTTAGGGCTCCATGTTCATAAAGGTATTTCCGATTCATTTTTAGGAAACCTTACAGAAGGTATTTTAACTAAAAGTAGCACTACCACTTTAATTTATAAACCTGTTCAACCTCTCGCTACTATAAAAAGACATATCGTTATTGTACCTGAAAATGCGGAAAAAGAAATAGGTTTTCCTTTTTGGTTACTGAAAGTGTGGAATATCGCCAGAAATACCAGTGCTAAACTCCTTTTTTATGGAAATGAAAAAACTTTAAAATTTATAAAAGATATTAAAAATAAATATCCTATTGAATGTTCATTTCAAACGTATAATGATTGGGATAATTTTTTGATTATAGCTAAAAATTCTTTCAAAGACGACAACATAATTATTGTTTTGAGCAGAAAAGAACAGCTTTCTTACCATAAAAATATGAGTAAAATTCCGACTTATTTGAATACGTATTTTAAAAAGACAAGTTGTATTTTAATTTATCCAATGCAATCTTCCCTAAATACGACGCAGAAGATAAATGTTACCAACCCTAGTTTAATTACGCCCTTGGAAAAACTAGAGGAAATTAGCAAAACTATAGCTAAGCTTTTTACACATAAATAG
- a CDS encoding universal stress protein, with the protein MKRILIPTDFSKNAHNAINYALELYKRESCEFFILHSYYLTGYSKNNLLSPEPTDKKLNEVKELAEINMVKLKDQQRFKTGNNNHTFHFLNEFGSFNDVLKKVVEKEDIELILIGSEGGQDDKKIIQGSNAVNTMEKVRNCPVFEIPDTVTFKNPNEIVFPTSFKTHYKEKELATLIEISQLTNAPIRILYIQKDKEFSKQQAENKELLNQILGATSFTHHVLYSSNLQEGVRCFFQSRESEMIAFINKKHNFFGSIFSNPMVKDLGNNPSIPVLALHDLRN; encoded by the coding sequence ATGAAAAGAATATTAATTCCAACAGATTTTTCAAAAAATGCGCATAATGCTATAAATTATGCCCTTGAACTCTACAAAAGAGAATCTTGTGAATTCTTTATTTTGCATTCTTACTATCTTACTGGATACTCAAAAAACAACCTTTTAAGTCCTGAACCTACCGATAAAAAACTTAATGAGGTAAAAGAGTTAGCTGAAATAAATATGGTAAAGCTAAAGGATCAACAGCGTTTTAAAACGGGGAATAACAATCATACATTTCATTTTTTAAATGAATTTGGTTCTTTTAATGATGTACTTAAAAAAGTTGTTGAAAAGGAAGACATTGAGTTAATACTTATTGGATCGGAAGGAGGACAGGACGATAAAAAAATAATTCAGGGTAGTAATGCCGTAAATACGATGGAGAAGGTTAGAAACTGTCCGGTATTTGAAATTCCAGATACTGTTACTTTTAAAAACCCTAACGAGATTGTATTTCCTACCAGTTTTAAAACGCATTATAAAGAAAAAGAATTGGCTACCTTAATTGAAATTTCTCAATTAACGAATGCACCCATTAGAATTTTATACATTCAAAAAGATAAAGAATTTAGTAAGCAGCAAGCAGAAAATAAAGAATTACTTAATCAAATTTTAGGAGCTACTAGTTTTACGCATCATGTACTATATAGTTCAAATTTACAAGAAGGTGTACGTTGTTTTTTTCAAAGCCGAGAGAGTGAGATGATTGCTTTTATAAATAAGAAACATAATTTCTTTGGTAGTATTTTCTCAAATCCAATGGTAAAAGATTTAGGCAATAACCCAAGTATTCCTGTTTTAGCGTTACATGATTTAAGAAACTAG
- a CDS encoding endonuclease MutS2, with protein sequence MNKINDKTLKDLEFYTVLNHIVARCNTEQGKENALHITPLRSKEAIVTHLGQTSEYVASFTNDNRIPNHGFDAINQELKLLKIENATIEISGFRKIGNICSTVNTLKKFLKKFREYYPLLFQASEEVELNTEIPAQIDAVIDKFGEIKDNASDNLRMLRQEINGLKGKINQSFARALTMYQASDFLDEIRESVVDNRRVLAVKAMNRKKVKGAVMGTSKTGSIVYIEPEAALQFSRQLNNLEFEEREEIQRILRVLTAHITPFIPELSMYQEFLAHIDITAAKAKYAMEMDAVMPEISDTNELYLRDAYHPLLYLTNKRKKEKTYPQTIGLHDENRIIVISGPNAGGKSITLKTLGILQIMLQSGLLIPVHERSKVTLFNRILTDIGDNQSIENHLSTYSYRLKNMNYFLRKCDDKTLFLIDEFGTGSDPELGGALAEIFLEVFYERGSYGVITTHYSNLKLLANELPHATNANMLFDSNTLEPTYQLALGQAGSSFTFEVAQKNGIPYSLINRAKKKIESGKVRFDATIAKLQKERSSMVKTGTKLREEETKARSEAQRFEELNTKVKSKLENYQELYDSSQRMIYLGNKLNDASLKYFQDKKKRPLVSELLRIVETENSKRKKKSSQQVKVEKIKKAEVEKEVIQEVEVIREEKKKEKKVKAHVEKNKPKPIFKIGDRVRMLDGKAVGSIDKLEKNKAFVNYGIFTTNVSISQLELVEAKKKK encoded by the coding sequence ATGAATAAGATAAACGATAAAACATTAAAAGATTTAGAATTTTATACAGTTCTAAACCATATAGTAGCACGTTGTAATACGGAACAAGGTAAAGAAAATGCGCTACATATTACACCGCTCCGATCAAAAGAAGCTATTGTTACACATTTGGGGCAAACCTCTGAATATGTAGCCTCTTTTACTAATGATAACCGCATTCCCAATCATGGTTTTGATGCTATAAATCAAGAGTTAAAACTTTTGAAAATTGAAAATGCTACTATTGAAATTTCAGGTTTTCGTAAAATAGGGAATATTTGTAGTACTGTAAATACCCTAAAAAAGTTTTTAAAAAAATTTAGAGAGTATTATCCATTGCTTTTTCAGGCCTCTGAGGAAGTGGAGTTAAATACAGAAATTCCAGCACAGATTGATGCTGTGATCGATAAGTTTGGTGAAATTAAAGATAATGCTTCTGATAATCTGCGAATGCTCCGGCAAGAAATTAACGGATTAAAGGGGAAGATAAATCAAAGTTTTGCAAGAGCATTAACCATGTATCAAGCTTCAGATTTTTTAGATGAAATTAGGGAATCTGTTGTAGATAATCGTCGTGTTTTAGCGGTAAAAGCAATGAACCGAAAAAAAGTAAAAGGAGCCGTTATGGGTACTTCTAAAACAGGAAGTATTGTTTATATAGAACCAGAGGCAGCTTTACAATTTAGTCGTCAATTAAATAATTTAGAATTTGAAGAGCGAGAAGAAATTCAGCGAATTCTTAGGGTGCTAACGGCACATATTACCCCTTTTATACCTGAACTTTCCATGTATCAGGAATTTTTAGCACATATAGATATTACAGCAGCAAAAGCAAAGTATGCTATGGAAATGGATGCTGTAATGCCCGAAATTAGTGATACAAATGAGTTGTATTTAAGAGATGCCTACCACCCACTTCTCTATTTAACAAATAAGCGCAAAAAAGAAAAGACCTACCCACAGACCATAGGACTTCATGACGAGAATAGAATTATCGTTATTTCTGGGCCTAATGCTGGGGGAAAAAGTATCACCTTGAAAACCCTGGGGATACTTCAAATAATGCTTCAAAGTGGGCTGCTGATTCCTGTACATGAACGCAGTAAAGTGACTTTGTTTAATAGAATTCTAACAGACATAGGGGATAATCAATCTATTGAAAATCATTTAAGTACGTATAGTTATCGACTTAAGAACATGAACTATTTCTTGCGTAAGTGTGATGATAAAACATTGTTTTTAATTGATGAATTTGGTACTGGTAGTGATCCAGAATTAGGAGGTGCATTAGCCGAAATTTTTCTTGAAGTATTTTATGAGCGTGGTTCCTATGGCGTAATTACAACGCACTACTCTAATTTAAAGCTTTTGGCTAATGAATTGCCACATGCTACCAATGCAAATATGTTGTTTGATTCTAATACATTAGAGCCTACCTACCAACTTGCATTAGGGCAAGCAGGGAGTTCTTTTACTTTTGAAGTAGCACAGAAAAACGGAATTCCATATAGTTTAATAAACCGTGCTAAAAAGAAGATAGAAAGCGGTAAAGTCCGTTTTGATGCTACGATAGCTAAACTGCAAAAAGAGCGTAGTTCTATGGTAAAAACAGGAACTAAATTAAGAGAGGAAGAAACCAAAGCGCGTAGCGAAGCACAACGTTTTGAAGAATTAAACACTAAAGTAAAATCTAAGCTTGAGAATTATCAGGAATTATATGATTCTAGTCAACGTATGATTTATTTAGGGAATAAGCTTAATGATGCCTCATTGAAGTATTTTCAAGATAAAAAGAAGCGACCATTAGTATCAGAATTACTTCGGATTGTAGAGACAGAAAATAGCAAACGTAAAAAGAAATCTTCGCAACAAGTAAAGGTTGAAAAGATAAAAAAAGCCGAAGTTGAGAAAGAAGTAATTCAGGAAGTAGAAGTTATCCGTGAAGAAAAAAAGAAAGAAAAAAAGGTAAAGGCGCATGTAGAAAAGAACAAACCTAAACCTATTTTTAAAATTGGTGATCGTGTTCGGATGTTAGATGGGAAAGCTGTGGGGAGTATTGATAAATTAGAGAAAAACAAAGCATTTGTTAATTACGGAATTTTCACAACCAATGTGAGTATAAGTCAATTAGAATTAGTTGAAGCAAAAAAGAAGAAGTAG
- a CDS encoding DUF6340 family protein has protein sequence MKNQIKLLTYLSITLLMTACGSTNKMTMGVTTPAKVYLSSDVKSIGIINRSEPSKGNKGLDKIDQILSAEGLNLDKKGAEAAISAFASELGMLKNLDEIKIIENVEEVKSGLGVLPATLSWETIEMLCDTYHVDVIFSLAFYDTNTKSSFKVTTMPLENNLGVKVNVPAQEVTLNTLVNCGWRLYDPKTKLVIDERNYTKEMLFHGQGINPIKAVEAVKQRNETVQEYSRNVGIAYAQRLVPNKIRISRDYYMSGTDNFKVAHRRALTGDWDGAAELWKKELNNSDLKIQGRANYNMAISSEIDGDLDLAISYASKAYTDYENKLALDYVNILKYRVEQNNVLDQQRSH, from the coding sequence ATGAAAAACCAAATTAAGCTTCTTACATATTTAAGTATTACCCTATTAATGACGGCTTGCGGGTCTACCAATAAAATGACTATGGGAGTGACGACACCAGCCAAAGTATATCTTTCTTCTGACGTTAAATCAATAGGTATCATCAATAGGAGTGAACCATCAAAAGGAAATAAAGGTCTTGATAAAATAGATCAAATTTTATCTGCAGAAGGCTTAAATCTAGATAAAAAAGGAGCCGAAGCTGCTATATCCGCATTTGCTTCAGAGCTAGGAATGCTAAAAAATTTGGATGAAATAAAAATTATAGAAAACGTAGAAGAAGTAAAAAGCGGATTAGGTGTTTTACCGGCTACATTATCATGGGAAACCATAGAAATGTTATGTGATACTTATCATGTAGATGTTATATTTTCATTGGCTTTTTATGACACCAATACAAAATCATCTTTTAAAGTAACCACAATGCCATTAGAAAATAATTTAGGAGTTAAAGTAAACGTTCCTGCGCAAGAGGTTACCTTAAATACCTTAGTGAATTGTGGATGGCGTCTATATGATCCTAAAACAAAATTGGTTATTGATGAAAGAAACTATACTAAAGAAATGCTTTTTCATGGTCAAGGAATTAATCCTATAAAAGCAGTTGAAGCGGTAAAACAACGTAATGAAACTGTGCAAGAATACAGTCGCAATGTGGGTATTGCATACGCACAACGATTGGTACCTAATAAAATAAGGATATCTCGAGATTATTATATGTCGGGTACGGATAATTTTAAAGTAGCACACCGTAGAGCGCTTACTGGTGATTGGGATGGTGCTGCTGAACTTTGGAAAAAAGAATTAAATAATTCTGATTTAAAAATACAAGGTAGAGCCAATTATAATATGGCCATAAGTAGTGAGATTGATGGTGATTTAGACCTTGCTATTTCGTATGCTTCAAAAGCGTATACAGACTATGAGAATAAATTAGCGCTAGACTATGTAAACATTCTCAAATATAGAGTAGAACAAAATAATGTACTAGATCAGCAACGTTCTCACTAA
- a CDS encoding uracil-DNA glycosylase, with the protein MIGNIHKSWNKHLKEEFNAPYFKALTTFVTEEYQTQTCYPKQEEIFAAFNHCSFEETRVVIIGQDPYHGPNQANGLCFSVHDGVTHPPSLKNIFKELSTDIDKPYPTSGNLENWAKQGVLLLNATLTVRAHEAGSHQKKGWEVFTDTIIKKISQEKSDIIFLLWGGFAKKKVRLIDSDKHHIVTSGHPSPLSANRGYWFGNKCFSKTNHILNKINQKQITW; encoded by the coding sequence ATGATAGGGAATATTCATAAAAGCTGGAACAAACATTTAAAAGAAGAGTTTAATGCTCCTTATTTTAAGGCTCTTACCACTTTTGTGACAGAAGAATACCAAACACAGACCTGTTACCCAAAACAAGAAGAAATATTTGCAGCATTTAATCATTGCTCATTTGAAGAAACCAGAGTAGTTATTATTGGGCAAGATCCTTATCATGGACCCAACCAAGCTAATGGCTTGTGTTTTTCCGTTCATGATGGAGTTACGCACCCGCCTTCATTAAAAAATATCTTTAAAGAATTATCTACTGATATAGATAAGCCATATCCTACATCTGGAAATCTAGAGAACTGGGCGAAACAAGGGGTTTTACTACTAAATGCAACACTAACGGTTAGAGCTCACGAAGCTGGAAGTCACCAGAAAAAAGGGTGGGAAGTATTTACTGATACTATAATTAAGAAAATTAGTCAAGAAAAATCTGATATTATTTTTTTATTATGGGGAGGTTTTGCTAAAAAGAAGGTTAGGTTAATTGATAGTGACAAACATCATATAGTAACCAGCGGGCACCCATCTCCTTTAAGTGCAAATAGAGGCTACTGGTTTGGAAATAAATGCTTTAGCAAAACCAATCATATACTTAACAAAATAAATCAAAAGCAAATTACATGGTAA